The following proteins come from a genomic window of Streptomyces sp. Sge12:
- a CDS encoding thiamine-phosphate kinase yields the protein MKGTVGELGEFGLIRELTSRLTTTPAVRLGPGDDAAVVSAPDRRVVASTDILLEGRHFRRDWSTAYDVGRKAAAQNLADIAAMGAVPTALLLGLVVPAELPVTWPTELMDGIRDECQVAGAAVVGGDVVRGDVITVAITALGDLRNHEPVLRSGAQPGDVVAVTGWLGWSAAGFAVLSRGFRSPRAFVEAHRRPEPPYHAGPAAAGLGATAMTDVSDGLIADLGHIAEASKVRIDLRSASVDIPTQMHDIGQAVGVDPLQWVLTGGEDHAIVATFPPDVKLPARWKVIGEVLNRSALPQVTVDGAPWTSTGGWDHFGADPAAQDGTP from the coding sequence ATGAAGGGCACTGTCGGCGAGCTGGGGGAGTTCGGGCTGATCAGGGAGCTCACCTCACGGCTCACCACCACCCCGGCGGTCCGGCTCGGACCGGGCGACGACGCCGCGGTGGTGTCCGCCCCCGACCGGCGGGTCGTGGCGAGCACCGACATCCTGCTGGAGGGCCGGCACTTCCGGCGCGACTGGTCCACGGCCTACGACGTCGGCCGCAAGGCCGCCGCGCAGAACCTCGCCGACATCGCCGCCATGGGCGCGGTGCCGACCGCGCTGCTCCTCGGCCTCGTCGTCCCCGCCGAACTCCCGGTCACCTGGCCCACCGAGCTGATGGACGGGATCCGCGACGAGTGCCAGGTCGCCGGCGCGGCCGTGGTCGGCGGGGACGTCGTCCGCGGGGACGTCATCACCGTCGCCATCACCGCCCTCGGCGACCTGCGCAACCACGAGCCCGTCCTGCGCTCCGGCGCCCAGCCCGGCGACGTCGTCGCCGTCACCGGCTGGCTGGGCTGGTCCGCGGCCGGCTTCGCCGTGCTCTCGCGCGGCTTCCGCTCCCCGCGGGCCTTCGTCGAGGCGCACCGGCGCCCCGAACCGCCCTACCACGCGGGCCCCGCGGCAGCCGGACTCGGCGCCACCGCCATGACCGACGTCAGCGACGGGCTGATCGCCGACCTCGGGCACATCGCCGAGGCCAGCAAGGTACGGATCGACCTGCGCTCGGCGTCCGTCGACATCCCGACCCAGATGCACGACATCGGGCAGGCCGTCGGCGTGGACCCGCTGCAGTGGGTGCTCACCGGGGGAGAGGACCACGCGATCGTGGCGACCTTCCCGCCCGACGTGAAGCTCCCCGCCCGCTGGAAGGTCATCGGCGAGGTCCTCAACCGCTCCGCGCTGCCCCAGGTGACCGTGGACGGCGCGCCCTGGACCAGCACCGGCGGCTGGGACCACTTCGGCGCCGACCCGGCCGCCCAGGACGGCACCCCGTGA
- a CDS encoding Lrp/AsnC family transcriptional regulator — protein sequence MVQAYILIQTEVGKASLVAESIGQIPGVIQAEDVTGPYDVIVRAQADTVDELGRMVVAKVQQVEGITRTLTCPVVHL from the coding sequence GTGGTACAGGCGTACATCCTTATCCAGACCGAAGTGGGCAAGGCGTCGTTGGTCGCCGAGTCCATCGGCCAGATCCCGGGGGTGATCCAGGCCGAGGACGTGACGGGCCCGTACGACGTGATCGTGCGCGCCCAGGCCGACACCGTGGACGAGCTCGGCCGCATGGTCGTCGCCAAGGTCCAGCAGGTGGAGGGGATCACCCGCACCTTGACCTGCCCGGTGGTCCATCTGTAG
- a CDS encoding DUF3515 domain-containing protein, with amino-acid sequence MSLHRRPLRVLAAPAVLALAACSPGSSVARVGPPPTPPAAVAGLCAALHKELPESVAGLARTRTEPESDLTAAWGGSAIVLRCGIPKPPEMADPKQDGVHVNGVAWLLEERDKASGGGFRFTTGLRLAYTEVQVDKEHATDAGMLVGLSEAIAATVPEGIASY; translated from the coding sequence ATGTCCCTCCACCGCCGGCCCCTCCGTGTCCTCGCCGCGCCGGCCGTACTGGCCCTCGCAGCTTGTTCCCCGGGCAGCTCCGTTGCCCGGGTCGGCCCTCCGCCCACGCCGCCCGCCGCCGTCGCGGGGCTCTGTGCCGCGCTGCACAAGGAGCTCCCGGAGTCGGTGGCCGGCCTGGCGCGGACCAGGACCGAACCGGAGTCCGACCTGACCGCCGCGTGGGGCGGCTCGGCGATCGTACTGCGGTGCGGTATCCCCAAGCCCCCCGAGATGGCCGATCCGAAACAGGACGGAGTCCATGTGAACGGGGTGGCCTGGCTGCTGGAGGAGCGCGACAAGGCCTCCGGCGGGGGTTTCCGCTTCACCACCGGGCTGCGGCTGGCGTACACCGAGGTCCAGGTCGACAAGGAGCATGCCACGGATGCCGGGATGCTCGTCGGGCTGTCCGAGGCGATCGCCGCGACCGTGCCCGAGGGCATCGCCTCCTACTGA
- a CDS encoding D-alanine--D-alanine ligase family protein — MSSENLPQTPEQQGRKPRVAVVFGGRSSEHAISVVTAGAVLRSIDRSKYEVLPIGITTDGRWALTADEPERMAIADRKLPSVEELADSEDGAVVLSVDPASRQVVYTEPGAVPKALGEVDVVFPVLHGPYGEDGTLQGLLELSGIPYVGSGVLASAVGQDKDYMKRVFTSFGLSVGPYVTIRPREWEADRDAARGRILDFAAEHGWPLFVKPARAGSSIGITKVDDASGLDAAVKEARRHDPKIIVEALLRGREIECGVLEFEDGPRASVPAEIPPVSSHDFYDFEAKYIDSASGIVPAPLTPEQTAEVQRLAIEAFEAASCEGLVRADFFLTEDGSFVINEINTMPGFTPISMYPLMWQKTGIEYPELVDRLIQAALRRSTGLR, encoded by the coding sequence ATGAGCAGCGAGAACCTCCCCCAGACCCCTGAGCAGCAGGGCCGCAAGCCCCGCGTGGCCGTCGTGTTCGGCGGCCGCAGCTCGGAACACGCCATCTCGGTCGTCACGGCGGGCGCCGTGCTGCGCTCCATCGACCGCTCCAAGTACGAGGTGCTGCCCATCGGCATCACCACGGACGGCCGATGGGCGCTGACCGCCGACGAGCCCGAGCGGATGGCCATCGCGGACCGCAAGCTCCCCAGCGTCGAGGAGCTCGCCGACTCCGAGGACGGCGCCGTCGTGCTCTCGGTCGACCCCGCCAGCCGCCAGGTCGTCTACACCGAACCGGGCGCCGTCCCCAAGGCCCTGGGCGAGGTCGACGTCGTCTTCCCCGTCCTGCACGGCCCCTACGGCGAGGACGGCACCCTCCAGGGCCTCCTGGAGCTCTCCGGCATCCCGTACGTCGGTTCCGGCGTCCTCGCCTCGGCCGTCGGCCAGGACAAGGACTACATGAAGCGGGTGTTCACGTCCTTCGGGCTGAGCGTCGGCCCGTACGTGACCATCCGCCCCCGCGAGTGGGAGGCCGACCGGGACGCCGCCCGCGGCCGGATCCTGGACTTCGCCGCCGAACACGGCTGGCCGCTGTTCGTGAAGCCCGCCCGGGCCGGCTCCTCCATCGGCATCACCAAGGTCGACGACGCCTCCGGCCTCGACGCCGCCGTCAAGGAGGCCCGGCGCCACGACCCGAAGATCATCGTGGAGGCGCTGCTGCGCGGCCGCGAGATCGAGTGCGGGGTCCTGGAGTTCGAGGACGGGCCGCGCGCGAGCGTCCCGGCCGAGATCCCGCCGGTCTCCAGCCACGACTTCTACGACTTCGAGGCGAAGTACATCGACTCCGCCTCCGGGATCGTGCCCGCCCCGCTGACCCCGGAGCAGACCGCCGAGGTGCAGCGGCTCGCGATCGAGGCCTTCGAGGCGGCGTCCTGCGAGGGCCTGGTGCGCGCAGACTTCTTCCTCACCGAGGACGGCAGCTTCGTCATCAACGAGATCAACACGATGCCGGGCTTCACCCCGATCTCCATGTACCCGCTGATGTGGCAGAAGACGGGCATCGAGTACCCGGAACTGGTGGACCGCCTGATCCAGGCGGCGCTGCGCCGCTCCACCGGCCTGCGCTGA
- a CDS encoding NAD(P)H-dependent glycerol-3-phosphate dehydrogenase — MTRPVKATVFGTGSWGTAFAIVLADAGCEVTLWGRRQEVVDAINTGRTNPDYFPGVELPPNLRATTDPAEAAAGADFTVLAVPSQTLRDNLAAWTPLLAPETVLVSLMKGIELGTAKRMSEVIEEVAKVPAERIAVVTGPNLAAEIAARQPAASVVACVDEGVARRLQAACHTPYFRPYTSTDVTGCELGGAVKNVIGLAVGIADGMGLGDNTKGSLITRGLAEATRLGIAMGADPLTFSGLAGLGDLVATCSSPLSRNHTFGTNLGRGMTLEETIAVTKQTAEGVKSCQSVADLARRHGVDMPITDTVVDIVHHGKPTLVALKDLMGRSAKPERR; from the coding sequence GTGACACGTCCCGTGAAGGCGACCGTCTTCGGAACAGGCTCCTGGGGCACGGCCTTCGCCATCGTCCTCGCCGACGCCGGCTGCGAGGTGACGCTGTGGGGCCGCCGCCAGGAGGTGGTCGACGCCATCAACACCGGCCGGACCAACCCGGACTACTTCCCCGGCGTCGAACTCCCCCCGAACCTCCGGGCGACCACCGACCCGGCCGAGGCCGCGGCCGGCGCCGACTTCACCGTCCTCGCCGTCCCGTCCCAGACCCTGCGCGACAACCTCGCCGCGTGGACGCCCCTGCTGGCCCCCGAGACCGTGCTCGTGTCCCTGATGAAGGGCATCGAACTCGGCACCGCCAAGCGGATGAGCGAGGTCATCGAGGAGGTGGCCAAGGTCCCCGCCGAGCGCATCGCCGTGGTCACCGGTCCCAACCTGGCCGCCGAGATCGCCGCCCGCCAGCCCGCCGCCTCCGTCGTCGCCTGCGTGGACGAGGGCGTGGCCCGGCGCCTCCAGGCCGCCTGCCACACCCCGTACTTCCGCCCGTACACGAGCACCGACGTCACCGGCTGCGAGCTCGGCGGCGCCGTCAAGAACGTCATCGGCCTCGCCGTCGGCATCGCGGACGGCATGGGCCTGGGCGACAACACCAAGGGCTCGCTCATCACCCGCGGACTGGCCGAAGCCACCCGCCTGGGCATCGCGATGGGCGCCGACCCGCTCACCTTCTCCGGCCTCGCGGGCCTCGGCGACCTGGTCGCCACCTGCTCCTCGCCGCTCTCCCGGAACCACACCTTCGGCACCAACCTCGGCCGCGGGATGACCCTGGAGGAGACCATCGCGGTCACCAAGCAGACCGCCGAGGGCGTCAAGTCCTGCCAGTCGGTGGCCGATCTGGCCCGCCGGCACGGGGTGGACATGCCCATCACCGACACGGTGGTGGACATCGTCCACCACGGCAAGCCGACCCTGGTCGCACTCAAGGACCTCATGGGCCGCAGCGCCAAACCGGAACGTCGCTAA
- a CDS encoding lysophospholipid acyltransferase family protein, with amino-acid sequence MSRRRIGFWYRLAAVIAKPPLVVLFKRDWRGMEHIPAEDGFITAVNHNSYLDPLSYAHFQYNTGRVPRLLAKAALFKVPIVGSILRGSGQIPVYRESTNALDAFRAAVDAIERGECVAFYPEGTLTRDPDMWPMAGKTGAARVALITRAPVIPVAQWGANLAMPPYAKENKVRLFPRKTLQVLAGPPVDLSAFYDREPTPDVLREATEVIMAAITALLEEVRGETAPEQPYDHRNARAEQRRKAAGEGNK; translated from the coding sequence GTGTCCCGCCGCAGAATCGGCTTCTGGTACCGCCTGGCGGCGGTCATCGCAAAACCGCCGCTGGTAGTGCTCTTCAAGCGGGACTGGCGGGGAATGGAGCACATTCCGGCCGAGGACGGCTTTATCACCGCCGTCAATCACAACTCGTATCTGGACCCGCTCTCCTACGCGCACTTCCAGTACAACACCGGCCGCGTGCCCCGATTGCTCGCCAAGGCCGCCCTCTTCAAGGTCCCCATTGTCGGGTCGATCCTGCGCGGTTCCGGGCAGATCCCCGTCTACCGGGAGTCCACCAACGCCCTGGACGCATTCCGGGCCGCCGTGGACGCCATCGAGCGCGGCGAATGCGTGGCTTTTTACCCGGAGGGCACCCTCACCCGCGACCCCGACATGTGGCCGATGGCCGGCAAGACCGGCGCCGCCCGCGTGGCGCTGATCACCAGGGCGCCCGTCATTCCCGTGGCCCAGTGGGGCGCAAATCTCGCGATGCCGCCCTACGCCAAGGAGAACAAGGTCCGGCTCTTCCCGCGCAAGACCCTCCAGGTGCTCGCCGGCCCGCCCGTGGACCTCTCCGCCTTCTACGACCGGGAGCCCACCCCGGACGTCCTGAGGGAGGCCACCGAGGTCATCATGGCGGCCATCACCGCGCTGCTGGAGGAGGTGCGCGGCGAGACCGCGCCCGAGCAGCCGTACGACCATCGCAACGCCAGGGCGGAACAGCGGCGCAAGGCCGCAGGGGAGGGCAACAAGTGA
- a CDS encoding HU family DNA-binding protein has protein sequence MNKAQLVEAIADKLGGRQQAADAVDAVLDAIVRATVAGDRVSVTGFGSFEKVDRPARYARNPQTGERVRVKKTSVPRFRAGQGFKDLVSGTKKLPKGGEVSVKKAPKGSLTGGASATVKKAAAKRATTAKKAAAKTAVAKKVVAKKTTATAKKAAVKSTATAKKATATAKKTTAAAKKTTATAKKTTAAAKKTAPAAKKVTAATKAPAKKTATRKATAKKTTARKK, from the coding sequence GTGAACAAGGCGCAGCTCGTAGAAGCGATTGCCGACAAGCTGGGCGGCCGCCAGCAGGCCGCGGATGCTGTCGACGCGGTACTGGACGCGATCGTCCGCGCTACCGTCGCGGGCGACCGGGTCTCGGTCACGGGCTTCGGCTCGTTCGAGAAGGTCGACCGTCCGGCCCGTTACGCCCGCAACCCGCAGACGGGTGAGCGCGTCCGGGTCAAGAAGACCTCTGTCCCCCGTTTCCGCGCCGGCCAGGGCTTCAAGGACCTGGTCAGCGGCACCAAGAAGCTGCCCAAGGGCGGCGAGGTGTCCGTGAAGAAGGCGCCCAAGGGCAGCCTCACCGGCGGTGCCTCCGCCACGGTCAAGAAGGCCGCCGCGAAGAGGGCCACCACCGCCAAGAAGGCCGCGGCGAAGACCGCGGTCGCGAAGAAGGTCGTGGCCAAGAAGACCACGGCCACCGCCAAGAAGGCGGCGGTGAAGAGTACCGCCACGGCGAAGAAGGCCACGGCCACCGCCAAGAAGACCACCGCCGCGGCCAAGAAGACCACGGCCACCGCGAAGAAGACCACCGCCGCGGCCAAGAAGACCGCGCCGGCGGCCAAGAAGGTCACCGCAGCGACGAAGGCGCCCGCCAAGAAGACGGCGACGCGCAAGGCCACCGCGAAGAAGACCACCGCCCGCAAGAAGTAG
- the leuD gene encoding 3-isopropylmalate dehydratase small subunit, with amino-acid sequence MEAFTTHTGRAVPLRRSNVDTDQIIPAHWLKKITRDGFEDGLFEAWRKDPEFVTNRPERAGATVLVAGPDFGTGSSREHAVWALQNFGFKTVISSRFADIFRGNSLKNGLLTVVLPQETVEQLWKLTEADPTAEITVDLVDRQVRAEGVVAEFELDDNARWRLLEGLDDISLTLQNEADIATYESARPTFKPRTIQA; translated from the coding sequence ATGGAAGCCTTCACCACCCACACCGGCCGGGCCGTCCCGCTGCGCCGCAGCAACGTCGACACCGACCAGATCATCCCGGCCCACTGGCTGAAGAAGATCACCCGTGACGGGTTCGAGGACGGGCTCTTCGAGGCCTGGCGCAAGGACCCGGAGTTCGTCACGAACCGCCCGGAGCGCGCCGGTGCGACCGTCCTGGTCGCCGGTCCCGACTTCGGTACGGGCTCCTCGCGCGAGCACGCCGTCTGGGCCCTGCAGAACTTCGGCTTCAAGACGGTCATCTCCTCCCGCTTCGCCGACATCTTCCGTGGAAACTCCCTGAAGAACGGCCTGCTGACCGTGGTCCTCCCGCAGGAGACCGTCGAGCAGCTGTGGAAGCTGACCGAGGCCGACCCGACCGCCGAGATCACGGTCGACCTGGTCGACCGCCAGGTGCGAGCGGAGGGTGTCGTCGCGGAGTTCGAACTCGACGACAACGCCCGCTGGCGTCTGCTGGAGGGCCTGGACGACATCTCGCTCACCCTTCAGAACGAAGCGGACATCGCCACGTACGAAAGCGCCCGACCCACCTTCAAGCCGCGCACGATTCAGGCCTGA
- the leuC gene encoding 3-isopropylmalate dehydratase large subunit: protein MGRTLAEKVWDDHVVRRAEGEPDLLFIDLHLLHEVTSPQAFEGLRQAGRKVRRLDLTIATEDHNTPTIDIDKPIADPVSRAQLETLRANCAEFGVRLHSLGDVEQGVVHVVGPQLGLTQPGTTVVCGDSHTSTHGAFGALAFGIGTSQVEHVLATQTLPLARPKTMAITVTGALAEGVTAKDLILAIIARIGTGGGQGYILEYRGEAIEKLSMEARMTICNMSIEAGARAGMIAPDRTTFDYLQGRDHAPTGEDWDAAVAYWKTLRTDDDAVFDAEVVIDGTTLSPFVTWGTNPGQGAPLSSHVPDPASYEDASERLAAEKALEYMGLTAGQPLRDIKVDTVFVGSCTNGRIEDLRAVAGIVEGRKVADGVRMLVVPGSVRVALQAVEEGLDKVFKEAGAEWRHAGCSMCLGMNPDQLAPGERSASTSNRNFEGRQGKGGRTHLVSPQVAAATAVLGHLASPADLSDANATAGV from the coding sequence ATGGGTAGGACACTCGCGGAGAAGGTCTGGGACGACCATGTCGTCCGGCGCGCCGAGGGCGAGCCCGACCTTCTCTTCATCGATCTGCACCTGCTGCACGAGGTGACCAGCCCGCAGGCCTTCGAAGGTCTGCGCCAGGCCGGCCGCAAGGTCCGACGCCTCGACCTCACCATCGCGACCGAGGACCACAACACCCCCACCATCGACATCGACAAGCCGATCGCCGACCCCGTCTCCCGGGCCCAGCTGGAGACGCTGCGGGCGAACTGCGCCGAGTTCGGAGTGCGCCTGCACTCGCTCGGCGACGTCGAGCAGGGCGTCGTCCACGTCGTGGGACCGCAGCTCGGTCTGACCCAGCCCGGCACCACGGTGGTCTGCGGCGACTCGCACACCTCCACGCACGGCGCCTTCGGCGCGCTGGCCTTCGGCATCGGCACCAGCCAGGTCGAGCACGTGCTGGCCACCCAGACGCTGCCGCTGGCCCGCCCGAAGACCATGGCGATCACCGTGACCGGCGCGCTGGCCGAGGGCGTCACCGCGAAGGACCTGATCCTGGCGATCATCGCCCGGATCGGCACCGGCGGCGGCCAGGGCTACATCCTGGAGTACCGCGGCGAGGCCATCGAGAAGCTGTCGATGGAAGCCCGCATGACCATCTGCAACATGTCCATCGAGGCCGGCGCCCGCGCGGGCATGATCGCCCCCGACCGGACCACCTTCGACTACCTCCAGGGCCGCGACCACGCCCCCACGGGCGAGGACTGGGACGCGGCGGTCGCGTACTGGAAGACCCTGCGCACCGACGACGACGCGGTCTTCGACGCCGAGGTCGTCATCGACGGCACCACGCTCTCCCCGTTCGTCACCTGGGGCACCAACCCGGGCCAGGGCGCGCCGCTGTCGTCGCACGTCCCCGACCCGGCTTCGTACGAGGACGCTTCGGAGCGCCTGGCCGCCGAAAAGGCCCTGGAATACATGGGGTTGACCGCCGGGCAGCCGCTGCGCGACATCAAGGTCGACACCGTCTTCGTAGGTTCCTGCACCAACGGCCGCATCGAGGACCTGCGCGCCGTCGCCGGGATCGTCGAGGGCCGCAAAGTCGCCGACGGCGTACGGATGCTGGTCGTCCCGGGCTCGGTCCGGGTCGCCCTGCAGGCGGTGGAAGAGGGCCTGGACAAGGTCTTCAAGGAGGCCGGCGCCGAGTGGCGGCACGCGGGCTGTTCGATGTGCCTGGGCATGAACCCCGACCAACTGGCGCCCGGTGAGCGCTCCGCGTCCACCTCCAACCGCAACTTCGAGGGCCGGCAGGGCAAGGGCGGGCGCACCCACCTGGTCTCCCCGCAGGTGGCCGCCGCCACCGCGGTGCTGGGCCATCTGGCCTCGCCCGCCGACCTGTCCGACGCCAACGCGACCGCCGGAGTCTGA
- the ndgR gene encoding IclR family transcriptional regulator NdgR, giving the protein MDNSSGVGVLDKAALVLSALESGPATLAGLVAATGLARPTAHRLAVALEHHRMVARDMQGRFILGPRLAELAAAAGEDRLLATAGPVLTHLRDVTGESAQLYRRQGDMRICVAAAERLSGLRDTVPVGSTLPMKAGSAAQILMAWEEPERLHRGLQGARFTATALSGVRRRGWAQSIGEREPGVASVSAPVRGPSNRVVASVSVSGPIERLTRHPGRMHAQAVIDAAARLTEALRRSG; this is encoded by the coding sequence ATGGACAACTCTAGCGGCGTCGGCGTTCTCGACAAGGCAGCTCTGGTACTGAGCGCACTGGAGTCCGGTCCGGCCACCCTCGCCGGGCTGGTCGCGGCGACAGGGCTCGCACGACCCACGGCACATCGCCTTGCCGTGGCACTGGAACACCACCGGATGGTGGCGAGGGACATGCAGGGCCGGTTCATCCTCGGACCGCGGCTGGCGGAACTCGCCGCCGCGGCCGGCGAGGACCGCCTGCTGGCCACGGCGGGACCGGTACTCACCCACCTCCGCGACGTGACGGGAGAGAGCGCGCAGCTCTACCGCCGTCAGGGAGACATGCGCATCTGCGTGGCGGCCGCGGAGCGGCTGTCCGGCCTCCGGGACACCGTCCCGGTGGGCTCGACGCTCCCGATGAAGGCCGGTTCGGCCGCGCAGATCCTGATGGCGTGGGAGGAGCCCGAGCGGCTCCACCGCGGCCTCCAGGGCGCGCGCTTCACGGCGACGGCGCTCTCGGGCGTACGGCGCCGCGGCTGGGCGCAGTCGATCGGCGAGCGGGAGCCCGGCGTGGCCTCCGTGTCGGCGCCGGTGCGCGGGCCGTCGAACCGCGTGGTGGCCTCCGTATCGGTCTCCGGGCCGATCGAGCGCCTGACCCGCCACCCGGGGCGCATGCACGCCCAGGCCGTCATCGACGCGGCCGCCCGGCTCACGGAGGCGCTGCGCCGCTCGGGCTGA
- a CDS encoding HAD family hydrolase has protein sequence MPIRAVLWDIDDTLFDYTGADAAGLAAQLEAVRLAERYGTPAQALALWREITDRHWARFAAGEGTFQGQRQERVREFLEQPAMTADEADAWFDQYVEHYKAAWTVFPDVVPALDALAAGYRHGVLSNSSTANQDPKLRRLGLRDRFEVLVCAVELGVSKPDAEAFLAACEALGLPPGEVAYVGDQPEIDARGARDAGLLPIWLDRTGGRGPGPEGVHRIVGLDRLPELLAGDTRFGARSGIR, from the coding sequence ATGCCGATCCGCGCCGTGCTGTGGGACATCGACGACACCCTCTTCGACTACACGGGAGCCGACGCCGCCGGGCTCGCGGCGCAGCTGGAGGCGGTCCGGCTCGCGGAGCGGTACGGGACCCCCGCGCAGGCCCTCGCGCTGTGGCGGGAGATCACCGACCGGCACTGGGCCCGCTTCGCGGCGGGCGAAGGCACCTTCCAGGGTCAGCGGCAGGAGCGGGTGCGGGAGTTCCTGGAGCAGCCCGCGATGACCGCGGACGAGGCCGACGCCTGGTTCGACCAGTACGTGGAGCACTACAAGGCGGCCTGGACCGTCTTCCCCGACGTGGTGCCCGCCCTCGACGCCCTCGCGGCCGGCTACCGGCACGGGGTGCTCTCCAACTCCTCCACCGCCAACCAGGATCCCAAGCTGCGCCGGCTCGGACTGCGCGACCGCTTCGAGGTGCTGGTCTGCGCCGTCGAACTCGGGGTCAGCAAGCCCGATGCGGAGGCCTTCCTGGCCGCGTGCGAGGCGCTCGGGCTGCCGCCGGGCGAGGTGGCGTACGTGGGTGACCAGCCGGAGATCGACGCCCGGGGAGCCCGTGACGCGGGACTGCTGCCCATCTGGCTGGACCGTACCGGCGGCCGCGGCCCCGGGCCGGAGGGCGTGCACCGCATCGTGGGGCTTGACCGGCTTCCGGAGCTGCTGGCAGGGGATACCCGTTTTGGAGCACGGTCAGGCATCCGGTAA
- a CDS encoding DUF4241 domain-containing protein, giving the protein MPMTPPDYAWHFTPGSAFAYEDGMTGTLVPVVVGDVSLPTGRVVACDPFVCLGQGEVEPFSVAVEPGRYRAEAAIATLVRPGVPQGPRPHTRVAAARLVIRDTPTASWEMAVDEGQDPAVLGEDEFYGYGVDAGTGCFYDAAADGSFPGTEDEEGAVWAAMEAVGDGPDVFLAEGEDGHTLAGFTSGWGDGCYPTWIGRDTEGRVTCFVTDFLVVPTALVPAA; this is encoded by the coding sequence GTGCCGATGACCCCGCCCGACTACGCCTGGCACTTCACCCCGGGCTCCGCCTTCGCCTACGAGGACGGCATGACGGGGACCCTCGTCCCGGTCGTCGTCGGCGACGTGAGCCTGCCCACCGGCCGGGTCGTCGCCTGCGACCCCTTCGTCTGCCTCGGGCAGGGCGAGGTCGAGCCGTTCAGTGTCGCGGTGGAACCGGGCCGGTACCGGGCGGAAGCCGCGATCGCCACGCTGGTGCGCCCCGGCGTCCCGCAGGGACCCCGCCCGCACACCCGGGTCGCCGCCGCCCGCCTGGTGATCCGTGACACCCCGACCGCGAGCTGGGAGATGGCCGTCGACGAGGGCCAGGACCCCGCCGTCCTCGGCGAGGACGAGTTCTACGGCTACGGCGTGGACGCCGGCACCGGCTGCTTCTACGACGCCGCCGCCGACGGCTCCTTCCCCGGTACCGAGGACGAGGAGGGGGCGGTGTGGGCCGCCATGGAGGCGGTCGGCGACGGCCCGGACGTCTTCCTGGCCGAGGGAGAGGACGGTCACACCCTCGCCGGCTTCACCTCCGGGTGGGGCGACGGCTGCTACCCGACCTGGATCGGGCGCGACACCGAGGGCCGGGTCACCTGTTTCGTGACGGACTTCCTGGTCGTACCCACGGCGCTGGTGCCCGCGGCGTAG